From Halanaerobiales bacterium:
AAAAATCACCTTCAATTGATAAATGGCTTAAAGAGGCAAAAAAAGATCCTTCAGTATTTAAAGAAGGAATGTTTTTGGTTCATAATGGTATTGTAAGAGAGAGTCCAAGAAAAAAAGTTAGAGAAGGAATTGATGATGGTTCTCTGGTAAAAGGAATGGAATTTGATTATGATCCCCAAAAAGTTGAGGAAGTAGTTGCAGAAACTGAAAAAATGGATGGGATTTTTTATGTAAAGACCTGGCTTAATAAAGGACATCTTGAAGTTGGTGATGATATAATGTATGTA
This genomic window contains:
- a CDS encoding molybdenum cofactor biosynthesis protein MoaE yields the protein MSKKSPSIDKWLKEAKKDPSVFKEGMFLVHNGIVRESPRKKVREGIDDGSLVKGMEFDYDPQKVEEVVAETEKMDGIFYVKTWLNKGHLEVGDDIMYVLVGGDIRPHVIEALQFLVGKIKNECVKEVEQT